From Paenibacillus sp. GP183, one genomic window encodes:
- a CDS encoding response regulator, with amino-acid sequence MRKLLIVDDEKNIRLGLRAMIAREFPDTYAFEFADDGEEALALLMHMPIDIVITDIRMPVMDGIALINRIQELDPKPAVLILSGHDDFQYAKEAIRCEVKEYLLKPIVRDELSRTLLRLEKEIKQKEQINEQLTNSNQQREAFQESQLSYLLRSLHMGEDDLRSRLLGIEMQWIDEGFQLGILQYRGTVQGMGHAEFLARIQTEIGNAPEKFRTRRAHVGDKENQIVLIAENGELFQYLAERIAGSGYFTYSMGLSVPTRGVTRLLAAYQEAQQALKYTFLLSIPGVVRFENISQKSRSFVIPMETIKKIANMLGTDRDKEMTALLMEVLDIKTVTRFDIAYLEAVSRAFNEHVFDKVFHVYGGESVEILRLFKKVGDISNFTYFHDYFHSVEGLLHRLNAYVRSMKTFHIDHKEMKKAVQYMQDNYRKDLNMTIVSNHVSLNYSYFSQAFKEYTSLSFVNYLKKLRIDRARELLTTTDYKVYEISEMAGFENTKHFSRVFKEMEGVSPQEYRDQRHVMG; translated from the coding sequence ATGAGAAAATTGCTTATCGTTGATGATGAGAAAAATATCCGCCTCGGCCTGAGAGCGATGATTGCCCGTGAGTTCCCGGACACTTATGCGTTCGAATTCGCCGACGATGGAGAAGAGGCTTTGGCGCTGCTGATGCATATGCCCATTGACATCGTGATTACGGATATCCGCATGCCCGTCATGGACGGTATCGCATTGATTAACCGGATACAGGAGCTGGATCCGAAGCCTGCAGTCCTTATTCTCAGCGGGCACGATGACTTCCAATATGCGAAGGAAGCGATTCGCTGCGAGGTGAAGGAATACCTGCTCAAGCCGATTGTCCGTGACGAGCTATCCCGTACCTTGCTGCGTCTGGAGAAGGAGATCAAGCAGAAGGAGCAGATTAATGAGCAGTTAACCAACTCCAATCAGCAGCGGGAGGCTTTTCAAGAGAGCCAGCTCAGCTATCTGCTCAGATCCCTTCATATGGGTGAAGATGACCTGCGAAGCAGATTGCTCGGCATCGAGATGCAGTGGATAGATGAGGGATTCCAGCTCGGTATATTGCAATACAGAGGAACTGTCCAAGGGATGGGTCATGCCGAGTTTTTGGCTCGCATTCAGACGGAGATTGGGAACGCCCCTGAAAAGTTTCGTACACGGCGTGCGCATGTTGGGGACAAGGAGAACCAGATCGTGCTGATTGCCGAGAATGGGGAGCTCTTTCAGTACTTGGCGGAGCGCATTGCCGGTTCGGGATATTTCACCTACAGTATGGGCTTAAGCGTTCCTACCCGCGGAGTGACTCGTCTGCTGGCGGCTTATCAAGAGGCGCAGCAGGCGCTGAAATATACGTTCTTACTCTCTATCCCTGGCGTTGTACGTTTCGAGAATATCAGCCAGAAGAGCCGAAGCTTCGTCATCCCGATGGAAACAATCAAGAAAATAGCCAATATGCTCGGAACCGACCGCGATAAGGAAATGACGGCGCTGCTCATGGAAGTACTCGATATCAAGACGGTCACCCGGTTCGATATCGCCTATCTGGAAGCCGTGAGCCGGGCTTTCAACGAGCATGTTTTCGATAAAGTATTCCATGTGTACGGGGGCGAGTCCGTGGAAATACTCCGGCTGTTTAAGAAGGTCGGGGATATCTCGAACTTTACCTATTTTCATGATTATTTCCATAGCGTGGAGGGCTTGCTTCACCGGCTGAATGCTTATGTGCGCAGCATGAAGACATTCCACATTGATCATAAAGAGATGAAGAAAGCCGTGCAGTATATGCAGGACAACTATCGGAAGGACCTCAACATGACGATCGTTTCGAATCATGTGTCATTGAACTATTCGTACTTCAGCCAGGCCTTCAAGGAATACACGAGCCTAAGCTTCGTTAACTATTTGAAAAAGCTGCGCATTGACCGGGCACGGGAACTACTCACCACGACCGATTACAAAGTCTACGAAATTAGCGAAATGGCCGGCTTCGAGAACACGAAGCATTTCAGCCGCGTTTTCAAGGAAATGGAAGGCGTCAGCCCACAGGAGTATCGCGACCAGCGGCATGTGATGGGGTGA